A genomic region of Enterococcus sp. 12C11_DIV0727 contains the following coding sequences:
- a CDS encoding LCP family protein, which translates to MKKSVKITIITLLSILLVVVSAGCYAAVSFQTAKEKSEANVSSKNQNFTGDEQTRDKELTVMVVGNDSRDDDEDQGRSDTLMVAHYDGKTKQPKLISIMRDSYVTFPDGGQDKINAAYAYGGAQMTKDVLKTNFDLPINYYVVIDFKEFSDIIDELYPKGVTIDSEKDINLDGVDILKGKQTLHGNSLLQYARFRMDEEGDFGRIRRQQQVMDALVEQSKDLIPIWELPQVAGKMVGKIDTNVPTSLLIDLAKDFLTGNVKPLKSLSVPVEGSWNFNDYTESGSVIEIDEQKNAEAIKDFMKDN; encoded by the coding sequence ATGAAAAAATCTGTAAAAATAACGATCATTACCTTACTCTCCATTTTGCTTGTAGTGGTGAGTGCAGGCTGTTATGCAGCTGTATCATTTCAAACAGCGAAAGAAAAAAGTGAAGCAAACGTTTCTAGTAAAAACCAAAATTTTACTGGCGATGAACAAACGCGTGATAAGGAATTGACTGTAATGGTCGTTGGGAATGATTCTAGAGATGACGATGAAGACCAGGGACGTTCAGATACATTGATGGTAGCCCATTATGATGGTAAAACGAAACAACCAAAACTAATCTCGATCATGCGAGACAGCTACGTAACATTTCCTGATGGCGGACAAGATAAAATCAATGCGGCCTATGCATACGGCGGAGCGCAAATGACCAAAGATGTCTTAAAGACAAATTTTGATTTGCCAATCAACTATTATGTAGTGATTGACTTTAAAGAATTCAGTGATATTATTGATGAACTTTATCCAAAAGGCGTTACGATCGATTCTGAAAAAGACATTAATCTCGATGGTGTAGATATCCTTAAAGGAAAACAAACATTGCACGGAAATAGTTTATTACAGTATGCTCGTTTTAGAATGGATGAAGAAGGCGATTTTGGTCGAATCAGACGTCAGCAACAAGTAATGGACGCTTTAGTGGAACAGTCGAAAGATTTGATCCCAATTTGGGAATTACCTCAGGTTGCAGGGAAAATGGTCGGAAAAATCGATACAAATGTGCCGACAAGTTTATTGATCGATTTAGCAAAAGATTTTCTAACTGGCAACGTAAAACCATTAAAGTCATTATCTGTTCCAGTAGAAGGATCATGGAATTTCAATGATTATACAGAATCCGGTAGTGTGATTGAAATCGATGAGCAAAAAAATGCTGAGGCTATCAAGGATTTTATGAAAGATAATTAG
- a CDS encoding DUF4809 family protein — translation MMKKATITKTVDLLDGGCNVCGIIENENYILTIDEQEIPLEELTVNALITAIVLKNGYKRKYETDVIDDYILYIKEGHQVRLKEEYNFLIYSSDTAKVETQDQIVDEKQLVEKVNEILETLFKLEELEFCF, via the coding sequence ATGATGAAGAAAGCAACAATTACTAAAACAGTTGATTTGTTGGATGGAGGCTGTAATGTTTGTGGCATTATTGAGAATGAAAATTATATTTTGACGATTGATGAGCAGGAAATTCCTTTAGAAGAGCTGACAGTCAACGCATTGATCACAGCGATTGTTTTGAAAAATGGATATAAGCGGAAATATGAGACGGATGTTATTGATGATTATATTTTGTATATAAAAGAAGGACATCAAGTTAGACTTAAGGAAGAGTATAATTTCCTGATTTATTCAAGTGATACAGCAAAAGTAGAAACGCAAGATCAAATAGTGGATGAAAAACAATTAGTTGAAAAAGTGAATGAAATCTTAGAAACGTTATTCAAGCTAGAAGAATTAGAGTTTTGTTTTTAA
- a CDS encoding DUF924 family protein: MDYHEIVTFWFEECEPSQWFKKDLVFDKLIKARFSAIHEQVAQGEKSAWRTSMVGRLAEIIVLDQFSRNLFRDDARAFAYDGMALILTQEAIATGNLNQLTTQQRAFLYMPLMHSESLIIHDEALKRFAEKGMEHNLEFEQKHRDILIRFGRYPHRNKVLGRRSTEEEIAFLKEPGSSF, translated from the coding sequence ATGGACTATCATGAAATAGTGACATTCTGGTTTGAGGAATGTGAGCCAAGTCAGTGGTTTAAGAAAGATTTAGTTTTTGATAAATTAATCAAGGCTCGATTTTCAGCTATCCATGAACAAGTTGCTCAAGGAGAAAAATCAGCTTGGCGGACAAGTATGGTCGGTCGTTTAGCTGAAATTATTGTTTTAGATCAGTTTTCTCGGAATTTATTTCGTGATGATGCACGAGCTTTTGCCTATGATGGAATGGCTTTGATTTTGACACAAGAAGCCATCGCCACGGGTAATTTGAATCAGCTAACAACACAACAACGTGCATTCCTTTATATGCCGCTGATGCATTCTGAGTCGTTAATCATTCATGATGAAGCCTTGAAACGCTTTGCTGAAAAGGGAATGGAGCATAATCTTGAGTTTGAACAAAAACACCGTGACATTTTGATTCGTTTTGGTCGTTATCCTCATCGAAATAAAGTATTAGGTAGGCGTTCAACAGAGGAAGAAATTGCATTCTTAAAAGAACCTGGCTCTTCGTTTTAA
- a CDS encoding carbohydrate ABC transporter permease encodes MKSQKLKSKVLINLLLILGACIMVLPFVWMILTSGKTLAESVRIPPSILPEKFQWNNFKVVLDKLPFIQFYINTALMILFRVVGSVLFSAMAAYACARLHFPGRNLFFGLVLMQMMIPTQIFIIPQYLLVQKMGLLNSIPALVLPGIVSAFGTFLLRQFFLGLPDELEEAAKLDGCNVWQTFFKVMLPLAKSGLVALAIFTALFAFKDLMWPLIVNMSLDKMTLSSGLANLQGQYTTNYPQLMAGSLLAIWPMLLVFVVFQKKFIEGIATSGGKL; translated from the coding sequence ATGAAATCACAAAAATTAAAAAGCAAAGTACTGATCAATTTACTGTTAATCTTGGGCGCTTGTATAATGGTTCTGCCTTTTGTTTGGATGATTTTAACGTCAGGAAAAACATTAGCCGAGTCTGTTAGAATCCCTCCAAGTATTTTACCAGAAAAATTTCAGTGGAATAATTTTAAGGTAGTCTTGGATAAATTACCATTTATTCAGTTTTACATCAATACTGCTTTAATGATCCTATTTCGAGTGGTTGGATCTGTTTTATTTAGTGCTATGGCAGCATATGCTTGTGCTAGACTACATTTTCCAGGAAGAAATTTGTTCTTTGGTTTAGTTTTGATGCAAATGATGATTCCTACTCAGATATTCATTATTCCTCAGTATTTACTTGTTCAAAAAATGGGTCTGTTAAATTCCATCCCAGCTTTGGTGTTACCTGGGATTGTTAGTGCATTTGGAACATTTTTGTTACGACAGTTTTTCTTAGGTTTACCAGATGAATTAGAGGAAGCAGCAAAATTAGATGGTTGTAATGTTTGGCAGACTTTTTTTAAAGTTATGCTGCCTTTAGCAAAGTCAGGCTTAGTTGCTCTTGCGATTTTTACAGCATTGTTTGCTTTTAAGGACTTAATGTGGCCATTGATTGTAAATATGTCACTAGATAAGATGACATTATCATCTGGTTTGGCAAATTTACAAGGTCAATATACAACCAATTATCCACAGTTGATGGCGGGGTCTTTACTTGCAATTTGGCCAATGTTACTAGTATTTGTGGTATTTCAAAAGAAATTTATTGAAGGAATTGCAACTTCTGGTGGAAAGCTGTAA
- a CDS encoding carbohydrate ABC transporter permease, which translates to MEKKINRRKYNQEEILWGAILIAPTLMGLIILNIKPAIETLILSFQESSGFGKTVWAGLKNYKKLIGDPEVTQAVINTLVYTLIAVPFIIVLSLVAAVLMNQKVKGISFYRTLYFLPVVATPAAVAMVWRWLYNSDYGIINYLFSLVGLKGASWLTNPHTSILAIAIVGIWSTVGYNMVLLLSGLQEIPKDYYESAEIDGAGAIKQFFSITLPLVSPTLFFVMVTTIINSLQVFDLIFMMIDKTNAALPKTQSLVYLFYKQSFIMNDKGYGSAIVMVLLVIIMLITVLQVKVQKKWVNY; encoded by the coding sequence ATGGAAAAGAAAATAAATAGGCGCAAATACAATCAAGAAGAAATCCTGTGGGGAGCGATTTTGATTGCGCCTACCTTGATGGGTCTAATCATTTTAAATATCAAACCTGCAATCGAAACCTTAATATTAAGCTTTCAAGAATCATCAGGTTTTGGTAAAACAGTTTGGGCAGGACTAAAGAATTATAAAAAGCTGATTGGTGATCCTGAAGTTACTCAGGCAGTAATTAATACTCTAGTTTATACGTTGATTGCGGTACCCTTTATCATTGTATTGTCATTAGTAGCAGCAGTTTTAATGAACCAAAAAGTAAAGGGCATTTCTTTTTATCGGACCTTGTATTTTTTACCAGTAGTAGCGACTCCAGCAGCTGTAGCTATGGTCTGGCGTTGGTTGTATAATTCTGATTACGGAATTATCAATTATTTATTTTCATTGGTTGGACTAAAAGGAGCAAGTTGGCTGACGAATCCACACACATCTATTTTAGCGATTGCGATTGTAGGAATTTGGAGCACAGTTGGCTATAATATGGTGTTATTGTTATCTGGGTTGCAGGAAATCCCCAAGGATTATTATGAATCAGCAGAAATTGATGGTGCTGGTGCAATTAAACAATTTTTCTCAATTACCTTGCCCTTAGTTTCACCAACGCTGTTTTTTGTTATGGTTACAACGATTATCAATTCATTACAAGTCTTTGATTTGATTTTCATGATGATCGATAAAACCAATGCTGCATTGCCTAAAACGCAATCCTTGGTCTACTTGTTCTATAAGCAGTCGTTTATCATGAATGATAAAGGCTATGGTTCCGCGATTGTGATGGTTTTATTAGTGATTATCATGCTTATTACCGTTCTTCAAGTCAAAGTACAGAAAAAATGGGTCAATTATTAG
- a CDS encoding ABC transporter substrate-binding protein — MKKIIVLSLLVISGVFIVGCGENKGDEDGRNEGKQTITYAIWDTNQEKGMKEMANSFEKENPDIKVNVEVTPWDQYWTKLDAAATGESLPDVFWMHSNESYRYMSNGILMDLTETLKTSKKTSLDNFPKNISELYALDGKQYAMPKDIDTIGLWYNKTLFDNASISYPDETWTLEIFLAAAKKLTDEEKGIYGFTAVNNGHEGYWNFIFQNEGKIMSADRKTSAFTDPKTVEAIQFYADLINKYKVSPSADQLAENKPVSFIQSGRSAMGFFGSWMLADFKENDYMKENTDVAVLPQGIKRASVYNGLGNAVAATTKHKEAALKFIEYLGSKEANLISAKTGAAIPAYEGTADEWVKNTENYNVKAYVDMLDYAVIRPFSNETIKVETVETEKIADLLSGKKSAENVAKTIQTEVDDILK; from the coding sequence ATGAAGAAAATAATTGTGTTGTCTTTACTAGTAATTAGCGGCGTGTTTATTGTTGGTTGTGGGGAAAATAAAGGCGATGAAGATGGGAGAAATGAGGGGAAACAAACAATCACCTACGCCATTTGGGATACGAATCAGGAAAAAGGGATGAAAGAAATGGCCAATTCTTTCGAAAAAGAAAATCCTGATATTAAAGTTAATGTAGAAGTAACACCATGGGATCAATATTGGACAAAGTTAGATGCAGCTGCCACAGGAGAGAGCTTGCCAGATGTATTTTGGATGCATTCAAATGAGTCATATCGTTACATGTCAAATGGAATATTGATGGATCTAACAGAGACTTTAAAAACGAGTAAAAAAACTAGTTTAGATAACTTTCCTAAAAATATTTCTGAGCTGTATGCTTTAGATGGGAAACAATATGCTATGCCTAAAGACATTGATACAATCGGTCTTTGGTATAATAAAACACTTTTTGATAACGCCAGTATCAGCTATCCAGATGAAACATGGACTTTGGAGATATTTTTAGCAGCCGCTAAAAAGTTGACTGATGAGGAAAAAGGAATTTACGGCTTTACTGCTGTTAATAACGGTCATGAAGGGTATTGGAATTTCATTTTTCAAAATGAAGGGAAAATCATGTCAGCTGACCGCAAAACTTCAGCGTTTACAGATCCTAAAACAGTTGAAGCGATTCAATTCTATGCAGACTTGATCAATAAATATAAAGTATCACCAAGTGCTGATCAATTAGCTGAAAATAAACCTGTTTCTTTTATCCAATCGGGACGTTCTGCAATGGGATTTTTTGGTTCATGGATGTTGGCAGATTTTAAAGAGAATGATTATATGAAAGAAAATACAGATGTTGCTGTCCTGCCACAAGGAATAAAACGAGCTTCTGTTTATAATGGGCTGGGGAATGCCGTTGCGGCAACCACGAAACATAAGGAAGCGGCTTTAAAATTTATTGAATATCTAGGTTCAAAAGAAGCAAATCTAATTTCAGCTAAAACCGGTGCTGCGATTCCAGCCTATGAAGGAACAGCAGATGAATGGGTCAAAAATACTGAAAACTATAATGTAAAAGCGTATGTAGACATGCTTGACTATGCAGTGATTCGACCATTCTCAAACGAAACTATTAAGGTAGAAACTGTAGAGACGGAAAAAATTGCTGATTTATTAAGTGGGAAAAAATCAGCTGAAAATGTAGCAAAAACAATCCAAACAGAGGTTGACGATATTCTAAAATAA
- a CDS encoding alpha-glucosidase/alpha-galactosidase, with the protein MTKISFIGAGSTIFAKNVLGDAMLTPSLQASEIALYDIDEVRLKESELMLKTINKNSNAGRAKIQSFTDRKEALRNSDFVINAIQVGGYEPSTVIDFDIPKKYGLKQTIADTTGIGGVFRGLRTLPVMFEFAKEIEAVCPNAWLLNYTNPMCILTMGMLKATKVKTVGLCHSVQVCVPELFKHLEIDQEYDLNAFQWKIAGINHMAWLLEITKEGQDFYPEIKRLAKLKKGPHDDAVRFELMKHFGYYVTESSEHNAEYHPYFIKKNYPELIETLNIPIDEYLKRCVKQIEDWKKQRDDIVHNGSLEHQRSREYASYIMDAITTGNPTVIAGNVLNKGLITNLPENACVEVPCLVDKNGIQPTYVGDLPTQLAALNRTNINVQELTVEAAMTLEKEKIYQAALLDPHTNSELSIDEIKAMVDELIEAHGDYLPEYH; encoded by the coding sequence ATGACAAAAATTTCTTTTATTGGCGCAGGCAGTACGATTTTTGCTAAAAATGTATTAGGGGATGCCATGCTCACACCAAGTTTACAAGCTTCAGAAATTGCGTTATATGATATTGATGAAGTCCGTTTGAAAGAGTCGGAATTGATGTTAAAAACGATCAATAAAAATTCGAATGCAGGACGCGCAAAGATCCAATCCTTTACAGATCGTAAAGAAGCACTACGTAATTCCGATTTTGTAATCAATGCAATCCAAGTTGGGGGCTACGAGCCAAGCACTGTAATTGATTTTGATATTCCAAAAAAATATGGATTAAAGCAAACGATAGCGGATACAACAGGGATTGGCGGGGTTTTTCGAGGTTTGCGAACGTTACCAGTTATGTTTGAATTTGCTAAAGAAATTGAAGCAGTTTGTCCGAATGCTTGGCTATTGAATTATACGAATCCAATGTGTATTTTGACAATGGGCATGCTGAAGGCAACGAAAGTCAAAACGGTTGGTTTATGTCATAGCGTTCAAGTTTGCGTACCAGAGTTGTTTAAACATTTAGAAATAGATCAAGAGTATGATTTAAATGCTTTCCAATGGAAAATTGCGGGTATCAACCATATGGCTTGGTTATTGGAAATCACAAAAGAAGGGCAAGACTTTTATCCAGAAATCAAGCGATTGGCGAAGTTGAAAAAGGGACCTCATGATGACGCTGTCCGATTCGAGTTGATGAAGCACTTCGGGTATTATGTCACCGAATCTAGCGAACATAATGCAGAATATCACCCATATTTTATTAAGAAAAATTATCCAGAATTAATTGAAACATTGAATATTCCAATTGATGAATATCTAAAGCGTTGCGTGAAACAAATTGAAGATTGGAAAAAACAGCGGGATGATATTGTCCACAATGGTTCATTGGAGCATCAGAGAAGCCGAGAATATGCTTCATATATAATGGATGCAATTACAACTGGCAATCCAACTGTGATTGCAGGGAATGTCTTGAACAAAGGCTTGATTACAAACCTTCCAGAAAATGCTTGTGTAGAAGTTCCCTGTTTAGTTGATAAAAACGGCATACAGCCAACTTATGTTGGCGATCTACCAACACAGCTTGCAGCTTTGAATCGCACGAATATCAATGTCCAAGAACTAACTGTTGAGGCCGCAATGACGTTGGAAAAAGAGAAAATTTATCAAGCAGCATTATTAGATCCTCATACAAATTCAGAATTATCGATTGATGAGATTAAGGCAATGGTAGATGAATTGATTGAAGCTCACGGCGACTATTTACCAGAATATCACTAA
- a CDS encoding AraC family transcriptional regulator translates to MVGKQRNYRDIFVKEQFFSDFYFFNIGHELCESRHHHGPTMREEHVVHYIVSGQGAYEVNGIKYRLEAGNFFIIKPNEMTFYQADAKDPWEYYWFGFSGTMVKELLYSNGIGSSDYVGKVEQTQGVKKLFEEIMTSNMFDDREKLINQARFLTLFSGFKLQEKTIHSSILESRKQKYSESFLLYVKNNYYREELSISEIGHSMGLNSSYLSQVIKGEIGFSPMGYLKEFRLQKASILLETTNLPITEVALAVGYKSSQTFSRAFKNQFGCSPSNFSGQRR, encoded by the coding sequence GTGGTGGGTAAACAGAGAAATTATCGAGATATTTTTGTGAAAGAACAATTTTTTAGTGATTTTTATTTTTTTAATATTGGGCATGAACTTTGTGAAAGTAGACATCATCACGGACCAACGATGAGAGAAGAACACGTTGTTCATTATATTGTTTCAGGGCAAGGAGCTTATGAGGTTAATGGAATTAAGTATCGTTTAGAAGCTGGTAATTTTTTTATTATTAAACCAAATGAAATGACATTCTATCAAGCAGATGCTAAGGATCCTTGGGAGTATTATTGGTTTGGTTTTTCTGGTACAATGGTCAAAGAGCTTCTTTATAGTAATGGGATCGGCTCCTCAGATTATGTAGGAAAAGTTGAGCAGACACAGGGAGTAAAAAAACTCTTTGAAGAGATAATGACTTCTAATATGTTTGATGATCGGGAGAAATTAATCAATCAAGCTCGTTTTCTTACTTTATTTTCTGGATTTAAGTTACAGGAAAAAACGATTCATTCTTCTATTTTAGAAAGCCGAAAACAAAAGTATAGTGAATCATTTTTGTTGTATGTAAAAAACAATTATTATCGTGAAGAACTTTCAATCAGTGAAATCGGTCATTCAATGGGCTTGAATAGTTCCTATTTGAGCCAAGTAATTAAGGGTGAAATTGGTTTTTCACCAATGGGATATTTAAAAGAGTTTCGTTTACAGAAAGCATCCATCTTATTGGAAACAACCAATTTACCAATTACAGAAGTTGCGCTAGCAGTTGGATATAAGAGTAGTCAAACTTTTTCGAGAGCGTTTAAAAATCAGTTTGGTTGTTCACCGTCCAATTTTTCTGGCCAAAGAAGATAA
- a CDS encoding alpha/beta fold hydrolase → MKISIRHRYIKKVPVLEVVAEESKDQVLPLVIYYHGWQSAKELSLTQARKLARKGIRVILPDAMNHGERKTGPISPIPSVTFWASIQYNIIEFAQLVRHFDKQRLIESGKIGVGGVSMGGITTCALLTQHPEIKTAACMMGTPKPLRYIERVMERSAEMDFFVPKDLPLLLSWVANYDLSKVPERLAQRPVLFWHGTDDPKIPYEDMADFYQMIEDQPYAENSQFITGVGDGHLVKGEMMDVVAEFFEKELKKEEQFGRGN, encoded by the coding sequence ATGAAAATCAGTATCCGTCACCGCTATATCAAGAAAGTTCCAGTATTAGAAGTTGTGGCAGAAGAAAGTAAAGATCAAGTTTTGCCCTTGGTGATTTATTATCATGGTTGGCAGTCTGCCAAAGAATTGTCGTTAACCCAAGCAAGAAAATTGGCGAGAAAAGGAATCCGAGTGATTTTACCTGATGCAATGAATCATGGTGAGCGAAAAACTGGACCGATCTCACCAATTCCTTCGGTAACATTTTGGGCAAGTATCCAATATAATATTATTGAGTTTGCACAATTAGTTCGCCATTTTGATAAACAAAGATTGATCGAATCTGGAAAAATTGGTGTTGGCGGTGTTTCTATGGGAGGCATTACAACTTGTGCTTTACTGACCCAACATCCGGAAATCAAAACAGCAGCATGTATGATGGGGACACCTAAACCATTGCGTTATATTGAGCGGGTGATGGAACGCTCAGCAGAAATGGATTTTTTTGTACCAAAAGATTTACCGTTATTGCTTAGCTGGGTAGCAAATTATGATCTTTCCAAAGTACCAGAAAGATTGGCTCAACGACCTGTTTTATTTTGGCATGGTACTGATGACCCTAAAATTCCCTATGAAGATATGGCCGATTTTTACCAAATGATTGAAGATCAACCATATGCTGAAAATAGTCAATTTATAACGGGTGTTGGCGATGGGCATTTGGTCAAAGGTGAAATGATGGATGTTGTGGCTGAGTTTTTTGAAAAAGAATTAAAAAAAGAGGAACAGTTTGGCAGAGGAAATTGA
- a CDS encoding HdeD family acid-resistance protein, producing the protein MNSVRFNQLYLLVTGTILVGLGAFIQNQPRLVFSFFNLLIPILLVIDAVSHFFQREEHKKERLIRSLLEITLAIFFVISTLSFDVLTILFGVYIDIKSVALLAKYWTYKQNSFAGRLNLLVSGIGGSIIGTLLLFSAFLSRNQILTCLVVYFVLLGVINICLGMRLFFPTKTIDQLKRKIRLTPPVFIEALIPRFVLKETNTLLEPDSAGKNDTIAKIQETKEAIKPDLEIFIHVTEKSFGSIGHMDLSFEGEIISYGNYDRDSIHLFETIGDGVLVTGAKRDEYIPFCIKHDQKTLFCFGIKLTDEQREGIRASINDIRQSSYDWASHLQRDPHGSYTDYASLLTNLSNCQLHKFHHGAFKTYFVLTTNCVLLADTILGPTGIDLLTINGILTPGTYLEFLRNEFKRADSNVISFEVYN; encoded by the coding sequence GTGAATTCAGTTCGTTTTAACCAATTGTATCTGCTTGTAACAGGGACCATCCTAGTTGGACTTGGTGCGTTTATCCAAAATCAACCAAGACTAGTCTTTTCTTTTTTTAATTTATTGATTCCAATTCTTTTAGTGATCGATGCTGTTTCACACTTTTTTCAACGTGAAGAACATAAAAAAGAAAGACTGATTCGCAGTCTTTTAGAAATTACATTGGCGATCTTTTTTGTTATTTCAACACTTTCCTTTGATGTTTTGACGATTCTATTCGGAGTCTATATCGATATTAAAAGTGTAGCATTGCTCGCAAAGTATTGGACATATAAACAGAATAGTTTCGCTGGTCGATTGAATCTATTGGTTTCAGGTATTGGAGGAAGTATCATTGGAACCTTGTTGCTTTTTTCCGCATTTTTATCTAGAAATCAAATTCTGACTTGTTTAGTTGTTTATTTTGTTTTGTTGGGTGTGATCAATATTTGTCTGGGTATGAGATTATTTTTCCCAACAAAAACTATTGATCAGCTTAAGCGAAAGATTCGTTTGACGCCGCCAGTTTTTATTGAAGCGTTGATTCCACGATTTGTTTTGAAAGAAACAAATACTTTATTAGAACCTGATTCAGCCGGAAAAAACGATACTATTGCTAAAATTCAAGAAACAAAAGAAGCTATTAAACCGGATTTGGAAATTTTCATCCATGTAACTGAAAAAAGTTTTGGATCGATTGGACACATGGATCTTTCTTTTGAAGGGGAAATTATTTCATATGGGAATTACGATAGGGATTCGATTCATCTTTTTGAAACAATTGGTGATGGTGTTTTGGTAACGGGTGCCAAACGGGATGAATATATTCCTTTTTGTATCAAGCACGATCAAAAAACATTGTTTTGTTTTGGCATTAAATTAACAGATGAACAACGTGAGGGGATTCGAGCAAGTATAAATGATATCCGCCAAAGTTCTTATGATTGGGCATCTCATTTACAGCGTGATCCACATGGAAGCTATACAGATTATGCCAGCTTATTAACCAATTTGTCCAACTGCCAGCTCCATAAATTTCATCATGGAGCATTTAAAACCTATTTTGTTTTGACAACGAATTGTGTGTTACTGGCAGATACGATTTTAGGACCCACTGGAATCGATCTACTGACAATTAATGGTATTTTAACGCCAGGAACCTATCTAGAATTTTTAAGAAATGAGTTTAAGCGAGCCGATAGTAATGTAATCAGCTTTGAGGTTTATAATTAG
- the rpmG gene encoding 50S ribosomal protein L33 — protein sequence MRVNITLECTSCKERNYLTSKNKRNNPDRLEKQKYCPRERKVTLHRETK from the coding sequence ATGCGCGTAAACATTACTTTAGAATGTACTTCTTGTAAAGAACGTAACTATCTAACAAGCAAAAATAAACGTAACAATCCTGATCGTTTGGAAAAACAAAAATATTGCCCACGTGAAAGAAAAGTTACTTTACACCGTGAAACAAAATAA